In Xiphophorus couchianus chromosome 8, X_couchianus-1.0, whole genome shotgun sequence, the following proteins share a genomic window:
- the opn4xa gene encoding opsin 4xa — translation MDLEHGFYRHVDVPDHVHYIVAFFVLVIGAVGVSGNALVMYAFSCNKKLRTPPNFFIMNLAISDFLMAITQSPIFFVNCLNKGWIFGETGCKIYAFCGALFGISSMINLLAISIDRYIVITKPLQSIGWTSARRTCLIIALVWFYSLAWSLAPLLGWSSYIPEGLMTSCTWDYVTSTPANKSYTLMLCCFVFFVPLGIISYCYLCMFLAIRHASRDVEQLGSQVRKSTLIQQQSIRTEWKLAKIAFVVIIVFVLSWSPYACVTLIAWAGYAHILNPYSKAVPAVIAKASAIYNPFIYGITHSRYRDTLAEKVPCLHFLAHAPKRNCISVSNSKSSKRDSVLSHQSSVSKSQFQRVSSMSTTDTVCSDVELDSMDQSHCAKTDYTPAAAKVKERYSLTKQFMEKECLSQEKAAFPEETSQKKLSSVYHISLSTE, via the exons ATGGATCTAGAACACGGATTCTATCGGCATGTGGACGTCCCGGACCACGTTCACTACATCGTTGCCTTCTTCGTCTTAGTGATCGGAGCAGTGGGAGTTTCTGGGAATGCCTTGGTCATGTATGCTTTTTCTTG caacaagaaacTCCGGACACCTCCCAACTTCTTCATCATGAACCTGGCCATCAGCGACTTCCTGATGGCCATCACACAGTCACCCATCTTTTTTGTTAACTGCCTCAATAAAGGGTGGATTTTTGGGGAAACAG GCTGTAAAATTTATGCCTTCTGCGGGGCTTTATTTGGAATCTCCTCGATGATAAACCTTCTCGCCATCTCTATAGACCGGTACATAGTAATCACCAAGCCTTTGCAGTCCATAGGGTGGACTTCGGCAAGACGTACTTGCCTCATAATTGCCCTTGTGTGGTTTTATTCACTTGCTTGGAGCCTTGCACCACTTTTGGGGTGGA GTTCCTACATCCCCGAGGGCCTGATGACCTCCTGCACATGGGACTATGTGACATCTACTCCAGCCAATAAAAGTTACACTTTGATGTTGTGCTGCTTCGTATTCTTCGTTCCTCTGGGCATCATATCCTACTGTTACTTGTGCATGTTCCTAGCAATTCGTCATGcaagcag agaTGTTGAGCAGTTGGGGTCTCAGGTGAGAAAGTCAACCCTGATCCAACAGCAGTCTATCAGGACTGAGTGGAAGTTGGCAAAGATTGCCTTTGTGGTGATCATAGTGTTCGTACTTTCCTGGTCACCCTATGCGTGTGTCACTCTCATCGCCTGGGCTGG ATATGCACACATTCTCAATCCATACTCCAAAGCTGTCCCTGCGGTTATTGCAAAAGCGTCTGCCATCTACAACCCTTTCATCTATGGAATCACTCACTCCAGATACAG GGACACCCTGGCAGAGAAGGTCCCCTGCCTACACTTCCTGGCCCATGCCCCTAAAAGGAACTGCATATCAGTGTCAAACAGTAAGTCCTCCAAAAGGGACTCGGTGCTTAGCCATCAGTCATCAGTCTCCAAATCACAGTTTCAGAGAGTTTCCTCCATGTCTACAACAGACACC GTTTGCAGTGACGTGGAGTTGGATTCTATGGATCAGAGTCATTGTGCTAAGACAGATTATACCCCTGCTGCTGCAAAGGTCAAAGAACGTTATTCTTTAACTAAACAGTTCATGGAGAAGGAATGTCTAAGTCAGGAAAAG gCTGCTTTTCCAGAGGAAACGTCACAGAAAAAACTTTCGTCAGTATATCACATCAGTTTATCAACAGAATAG